A section of the Dehalobacter sp. DCM genome encodes:
- a CDS encoding DUF134 domain-containing protein, whose translation MPRPRKWRKVCCLPASNVFGPLNSLMNRDSLIVMSVDEYETIRLIDLEGFTQEECADQMNIARTTVQRIYNDARQKLADSLVNERILRIEGGDYQLCDGLEKTCACGGCLKHRCARYYPDNEEHAD comes from the coding sequence ATGCCAAGACCAAGAAAATGGCGAAAAGTTTGTTGTTTGCCGGCAAGCAACGTCTTTGGGCCACTAAATTCTCTAATGAATCGTGACAGTTTAATCGTGATGTCTGTTGATGAGTATGAAACAATAAGACTTATTGATCTGGAAGGGTTTACGCAGGAGGAATGTGCTGATCAAATGAACATTGCCCGCACAACAGTCCAACGGATTTACAATGATGCTCGTCAAAAATTGGCTGATTCTCTTGTCAATGAAAGAATACTCCGGATCGAAGGCGGGGATTACCAGTTGTGTGACGGACTTGAAAAAACATGCGCTTGTGGTGGCTGTCTAAAACATCGATGTGCCAGATATTATCCTGACAATGAAGAGCATGCGGATTGA
- the metF gene encoding methylenetetrahydrofolate reductase [NAD(P)H] → MKLSEIFKTGKPTISFEFFPARTEKAAETLNQTVEDLVALKPDFVSVTFGAGGSTKDGSYELVKKLKKEKELEVVAYLAAFALKRNEITSVLNNYQDLGIENILALRGDPPKDTDVTQVPADSFKYASELAAFIHQNYGFCIGVAGYPEGHIDAPSLEKDIEYLKLKVDQGADFIIAQFFYDNVYFLNFMERCQKIGINIPILPGIMPVYSVKMMEMLAGNCGAKIPEKLRKGISELPEGDTKALIDFGIEYAIGQCEELLKEGARGLHFYTMDRSESAAGIVKGLKNKGLLTI, encoded by the coding sequence ATGAAATTGTCAGAAATCTTTAAAACAGGAAAACCAACCATCTCTTTCGAGTTTTTTCCAGCCCGCACCGAAAAAGCGGCTGAAACACTTAACCAAACAGTTGAAGATCTGGTAGCATTAAAGCCTGATTTTGTCTCTGTTACCTTTGGTGCCGGTGGCTCGACCAAAGATGGATCTTACGAATTAGTCAAAAAATTGAAGAAAGAAAAAGAATTGGAAGTAGTTGCCTATCTCGCAGCATTTGCTTTGAAAAGGAATGAGATAACTTCCGTTCTCAATAATTATCAGGACCTTGGTATAGAGAATATTTTAGCCCTGCGAGGGGATCCTCCCAAAGACACAGATGTTACGCAAGTGCCGGCGGACAGTTTTAAATATGCCTCTGAGCTCGCGGCATTCATTCATCAGAATTATGGCTTTTGTATTGGAGTTGCTGGATATCCGGAAGGGCATATTGATGCGCCCAGTCTTGAAAAAGACATCGAATACCTTAAACTTAAGGTTGATCAAGGTGCCGACTTTATCATAGCTCAATTTTTCTATGACAATGTGTATTTCCTCAACTTTATGGAACGTTGTCAGAAAATCGGAATTAACATCCCAATATTGCCAGGAATTATGCCGGTTTACAGTGTCAAAATGATGGAGATGCTGGCTGGAAACTGCGGTGCAAAGATACCGGAAAAATTGAGGAAGGGTATCTCGGAGTTGCCTGAAGGCGATACCAAGGCGCTTATTGATTTCGGAATTGAATATGCAATCGGGCAATGTGAAGAACTCCTTAAAGAAGGCGCTCGCGGATTGCATTTCTACACTATGGATAGAAGTGAATCCGCAGCAGGTATCGTGAAAGGACTGAAAAATAAAGGACTTTTGACGATTTAA
- a CDS encoding iron-sulfur cluster carrier protein MrpORP, protein MSEDCNQTCSSCSEECADRKEPMDFTAKPHELSNIKKVIGIVSGKGGVGKSLVTSMLAITMKRKGYKTAILDADITGPSIPKAFGIKERPDASELGMFPAKSATGIQIMSINLLLKDETDPVIWRGPILSGVVKQFWSDVIWGDVDYMFIDMPPGTGDVPLTVYQSIKMDGIIVVASPQDLVSMIVAKAVKMAESMNIPILGLVENMSYFKCPECDKEYKIFGESAIEKIAEQHQLKVLAKLPIDPNIAASCDKGLIEEYRTKLFDEAAEVLENEGKVELPNAKGNIKSENGGRKMKIAVASEGKMVTEHFGHCEGFIIFDTEGQNIIKNETVANPGHRPGFLPNFLNDLGVNVIISGGMGGGAIDIFNEKGIEVIVGASGEAKTAVEQYLQGNLKSTGSVCHDHQHHDECGRH, encoded by the coding sequence ATGAGTGAAGATTGTAATCAAACTTGCAGCAGTTGCAGTGAGGAATGTGCCGACAGAAAAGAGCCGATGGATTTTACAGCCAAACCACATGAACTTAGCAACATTAAAAAGGTTATCGGCATCGTCAGCGGTAAAGGCGGCGTAGGTAAATCCCTGGTAACGTCGATGCTGGCCATAACGATGAAGCGCAAAGGTTATAAAACCGCGATTCTTGATGCGGACATAACAGGGCCGTCTATACCTAAAGCTTTTGGGATAAAGGAAAGACCTGATGCCAGCGAATTAGGGATGTTCCCCGCAAAAAGCGCAACAGGAATTCAAATTATGTCGATTAATCTTCTTTTAAAAGATGAAACAGATCCTGTCATCTGGCGTGGACCGATCTTAAGCGGTGTTGTCAAACAGTTTTGGTCGGACGTCATTTGGGGTGATGTGGATTATATGTTTATTGATATGCCCCCCGGTACAGGTGATGTACCGTTAACGGTCTACCAGTCCATTAAGATGGATGGTATAATCGTTGTCGCTTCGCCGCAGGATTTAGTTTCTATGATTGTGGCCAAGGCTGTAAAAATGGCAGAATCGATGAACATTCCTATTTTAGGTTTAGTGGAAAATATGTCCTATTTCAAGTGTCCGGAGTGCGATAAGGAATATAAAATATTTGGAGAAAGCGCCATCGAAAAGATTGCAGAGCAGCATCAGCTTAAAGTACTTGCCAAGCTGCCAATTGACCCAAATATCGCAGCATCCTGCGACAAAGGACTGATTGAAGAGTATCGCACCAAACTGTTTGATGAAGCTGCCGAAGTTCTGGAAAATGAGGGTAAAGTAGAGCTACCAAACGCTAAAGGTAATATAAAAAGTGAAAATGGAGGTAGGAAAATGAAAATTGCCGTTGCAAGCGAAGGAAAAATGGTTACCGAACATTTTGGACACTGTGAAGGGTTTATTATCTTCGACACAGAAGGTCAAAATATTATTAAGAATGAAACCGTAGCCAACCCCGGACACCGGCCAGGATTTCTCCCGAACTTTTTGAACGATTTGGGTGTGAATGTGATTATATCCGGCGGTATGGGCGGAGGTGCGATTGACATCTTCAATGAAAAGGGCATCGAAGTTATTGTCGGCGCATCGGGTGAAGCAAAAACTGCTGTCGAGCAATATCTGCAGGGCAATCTGAAATCAACCGGATCTGTTTGCCATGATCACCAGCACCATGACGAATGCGGCAGACACTAA
- a CDS encoding ATP-binding protein encodes MKQLLILSGKGGTGKTTIAGAFIKLTQAKAYADCDVDAPNLHLIGKHTAPTRTTDFYGMDKAVIEPDDCTDCGLCRLHCRFEAVNERYGKYSVDPFACEGCGLCEAICPTGAIFLHPGVAGELVLYKNDAVFSTAKLKMGSGTSGKLVTEVKKQLKLEAADAELAVIDGSPGIGCPVIASLAGVDMVLIVTEPSVSGISDMGRIIKTAERFKVKIGVCVNKYDTNKELAKNIEVFCQERKLPFLGNIPFDKAAIKAVNTGLSIVDTDCTAGRAVTKIFYKTLFVMSNTHNEQ; translated from the coding sequence ATGAAACAGCTTCTCATACTTAGCGGCAAAGGGGGAACCGGAAAAACAACGATTGCCGGCGCCTTTATTAAACTGACCCAAGCCAAAGCCTATGCTGATTGTGACGTGGATGCCCCTAATCTTCACCTTATCGGGAAGCACACGGCACCGACTCGGACAACCGATTTTTATGGCATGGATAAAGCGGTCATTGAACCAGATGACTGCACGGATTGCGGCCTTTGCCGATTACACTGCCGTTTTGAAGCTGTTAACGAGCGTTACGGAAAATATTCCGTTGATCCGTTTGCGTGTGAAGGCTGTGGGTTATGTGAAGCGATTTGCCCTACAGGAGCGATATTTTTACACCCGGGCGTAGCCGGAGAACTGGTGCTTTATAAAAATGACGCTGTCTTTTCCACGGCGAAGCTCAAGATGGGCAGCGGAACATCCGGCAAGCTGGTGACTGAAGTAAAAAAGCAGTTGAAGCTGGAAGCAGCCGACGCTGAACTGGCCGTTATCGACGGTTCGCCTGGAATTGGTTGCCCCGTAATCGCTTCGCTAGCCGGGGTGGATATGGTGTTAATTGTAACTGAACCATCGGTATCAGGGATTAGTGACATGGGGCGAATAATAAAAACAGCGGAAAGATTTAAAGTCAAAATAGGCGTTTGTGTCAATAAGTATGATACCAATAAAGAGCTTGCTAAGAATATAGAAGTATTTTGTCAGGAAAGAAAACTGCCTTTTTTGGGTAACATTCCATTTGACAAGGCAGCGATAAAAGCTGTAAATACGGGATTGAGTATTGTTGATACCGATTGTACTGCAGGGCGGGCTGTAACCAAAATTTTCTATAAGACGTTATTCGTGATGAGCAATACACATAATGAACAATGA
- a CDS encoding ATP-binding protein — translation MRIAVLSGKGGTGKTFISVNLAATAPASVYIDCDVEEPNGHLFYKPQNVVSERIAVKIPQVDSALCKGCRTCVNFCKFNALAYAVNKVIVFDEVCHSCGGCQLLCPQKAIAEKEKEIGRIERGLSGNVRVVTGMLNVGEASGVPVIKKLLHNSRLEKEDMIIDCPPGSACTVMESIKEADYCILVAEPTIFGVHNLNMVYELVKLFQKPFGVVLNKYLEEDNPAEVFCQKNQINILEKIPFDMELGTLNSNGQIAVRADSKYKSLFQDLWCTVRKEACDETASHT, via the coding sequence ATGAGAATTGCTGTTCTGAGTGGCAAGGGAGGGACGGGCAAGACGTTTATTTCTGTCAACCTGGCTGCAACGGCACCGGCATCCGTTTATATCGATTGTGATGTGGAAGAACCTAATGGACATTTGTTTTATAAACCGCAGAACGTAGTCTCTGAACGGATCGCTGTTAAAATTCCGCAGGTTGACTCAGCATTGTGCAAAGGTTGTCGCACTTGCGTGAATTTCTGTAAATTTAACGCTTTAGCCTATGCTGTGAATAAGGTGATTGTGTTCGACGAAGTTTGTCATTCATGCGGGGGGTGTCAGCTTCTTTGCCCGCAAAAAGCAATTGCTGAAAAAGAGAAAGAAATAGGCAGGATTGAAAGAGGCCTATCCGGAAATGTCCGGGTTGTAACCGGAATGCTCAATGTTGGTGAAGCATCCGGGGTGCCTGTTATTAAAAAGCTATTACACAACAGCCGCTTGGAAAAAGAAGATATGATAATCGACTGTCCACCGGGAAGTGCTTGTACTGTCATGGAAAGCATCAAAGAGGCTGACTATTGTATTTTAGTGGCAGAACCGACTATTTTTGGCGTTCATAACTTAAATATGGTTTACGAATTGGTCAAACTCTTTCAGAAACCGTTTGGTGTTGTCCTCAATAAATATCTGGAAGAGGATAACCCTGCCGAAGTGTTCTGCCAAAAAAATCAAATTAATATTTTGGAGAAAATTCCATTTGATATGGAATTAGGTACCCTTAATTCGAATGGGCAAATCGCTGTAAGAGCGGATTCCAAATATAAGAGTTTGTTCCAGGATCTTTGGTGTACCGTAAGAAAGGAGGCTTGCGATGAAACAGCTTCTCATACTTAG
- a CDS encoding NifB/NifX family molybdenum-iron cluster-binding protein yields the protein MKIVIPVDNNSMDTTVCISFGRAPYFLIYETETEEKSFINNSAAASQGGAGIKAAQSIVDSGAEAIITPRCGENAAEVIKAAGIIMYRTINNSIQDNLQALKEGRLTLLDEIHAGFHQRGGNS from the coding sequence ATGAAGATCGTTATACCGGTAGACAACAATTCGATGGATACAACCGTTTGTATTTCTTTCGGACGGGCACCCTACTTTCTTATTTATGAAACCGAAACAGAAGAAAAAAGCTTTATAAATAATAGTGCCGCTGCCAGCCAGGGTGGAGCAGGCATTAAAGCAGCGCAAAGCATTGTAGACAGTGGGGCTGAGGCAATTATTACCCCGCGTTGCGGCGAAAATGCGGCAGAAGTAATCAAAGCAGCGGGGATTATCATGTATAGAACAATTAATAACTCTATCCAGGACAATCTTCAAGCATTAAAAGAAGGAAGATTAACCCTTCTTGACGAGATTCACGCAGGATTTCACCAACGTGGAGGAAATTCATGA
- a CDS encoding DUF134 domain-containing protein, protein MSRPRKWRRVCCLPESNLFGPLNAVIDQTGLVLLQVDEYETIRLIDLQGFTQEQCAEQMVIARTTVQRIYNDARKKIAESLVNGKVLRIEGGDYELCESLEKACRCEGCRRHRWGGSSETDNKEN, encoded by the coding sequence ATGTCAAGACCAAGAAAATGGAGAAGAGTATGCTGCTTGCCGGAAAGTAACCTTTTTGGCCCGCTTAATGCTGTCATTGATCAGACAGGTTTGGTCTTGTTGCAGGTTGATGAGTATGAAACCATACGGCTCATTGACTTACAGGGTTTTACACAGGAACAGTGTGCGGAACAAATGGTTATTGCCCGTACGACTGTGCAGCGTATTTATAACGATGCGCGGAAAAAGATAGCGGAATCATTGGTCAACGGAAAAGTCTTGAGAATAGAAGGAGGAGATTACGAACTCTGTGAAAGCTTGGAAAAAGCCTGCCGCTGCGAAGGATGTCGCCGACATCGTTGGGGGGGATCTTCGGAAACCGACAACAAAGAAAACTAA
- a CDS encoding formate dehydrogenase subunit gamma, producing the protein MNKTKNKQKHGKILRQNIANRFVHWITALSILLLIVTGFGQMPLYTRYNVTKLPGAEWLGNYFITVDLHYLGAIGLIFVVTFHIVRAIALNEFDIFPRRGDLKESYLIIKAMFTKGKEPASDKYLAEQRVAYLFIGSSVLLLIITGIIKIIKNLPGVDLPYSFLYWNTALHNIGTVMLILGIIGHLAAFVIKENRALLPGIFTGYINREYVKHRHSIWYKKLLSKGEISPDENDMP; encoded by the coding sequence ATGAACAAAACGAAGAATAAGCAAAAGCATGGAAAAATACTCAGGCAAAATATTGCGAACCGATTCGTTCATTGGATAACAGCACTATCCATCTTATTGCTGATTGTTACCGGTTTTGGACAGATGCCGCTCTATACACGGTATAATGTAACCAAGCTTCCCGGTGCCGAATGGCTGGGGAATTATTTTATAACAGTTGACCTGCATTACTTGGGCGCAATCGGGTTAATCTTTGTCGTCACTTTTCATATCGTGCGCGCAATCGCTCTAAACGAGTTTGATATTTTCCCTCGCCGTGGGGACTTAAAGGAATCCTATCTTATCATCAAAGCTATGTTTACAAAAGGCAAAGAACCTGCCTCGGATAAGTATCTGGCTGAACAGCGGGTTGCGTATCTTTTCATCGGTTCTTCCGTTCTTCTTTTGATCATCACCGGAATCATTAAGATAATTAAGAATCTCCCTGGGGTTGATTTGCCATATTCCTTCCTGTATTGGAATACTGCTTTGCATAATATTGGTACGGTGATGCTTATTTTAGGGATTATTGGTCACCTGGCCGCGTTTGTGATTAAGGAAAATCGCGCGCTCCTGCCAGGAATATTCACCGGGTATATTAATCGAGAGTATGTCAAGCATCGCCACAGTATATGGTACAAGAAACTTCTGAGCAAGGGAGAAATATCACCGGACGAAAATGACATGCCTTAG
- a CDS encoding 4Fe-4S dicluster domain-containing protein, with product MSDHISRRTFLKRSTAAGLLSAFAATGLSKTVSAAEIKQEKLVTLIDLSQCDGCKGLDTPLCVSACGQHNQSRFPEPQKPLKNYWPQKKVEDWSNKRDLKTRLTPYNWTFVEHVNVEHNGVEHAVSVPRRCMHCDNPTCLKLCPFSAIEKDKTGAVSIDDGACFGGAKCRDVCPWGIPQRQAGVGIYLDFVPDLAGGGVMYKCDMCVDLLAKGQKPACVSACPRGALSIGPRETIRKQAYDLADKLGGYVYGDKENGGTATLYVSAVPFEKIDQAIKADKTKKKDIAPGRPGMPINVENYLSTEKGMFMSAIMAPFAGAAVAGITAYRTMKGKTKSTPTNGTEQGGKTGDEQNEE from the coding sequence ATGAGTGATCATATATCGCGCAGAACCTTTTTAAAGCGTTCTACAGCAGCAGGCTTATTAAGTGCTTTTGCAGCAACCGGCCTAAGTAAAACTGTTTCTGCTGCAGAAATAAAACAGGAGAAACTGGTAACTTTGATTGACTTATCACAATGTGACGGGTGTAAAGGTCTGGATACGCCGCTTTGTGTCAGTGCCTGTGGTCAGCATAATCAATCTCGGTTTCCTGAGCCGCAGAAGCCGCTGAAGAACTATTGGCCGCAGAAAAAAGTTGAAGATTGGTCTAATAAACGGGATTTAAAAACACGCTTAACGCCATATAACTGGACGTTTGTTGAGCATGTTAACGTCGAGCATAATGGTGTAGAACATGCAGTTTCTGTACCTCGACGCTGTATGCACTGTGATAATCCAACGTGTTTGAAGCTATGCCCGTTCAGTGCGATTGAAAAGGATAAGACCGGAGCGGTTTCCATTGATGACGGAGCCTGCTTTGGCGGAGCAAAATGCCGTGATGTATGTCCGTGGGGTATACCGCAGCGCCAAGCCGGAGTCGGTATCTATCTTGACTTTGTACCCGATCTAGCAGGCGGTGGGGTTATGTATAAGTGCGACATGTGTGTTGATCTGCTTGCCAAGGGTCAAAAACCGGCTTGTGTCAGTGCTTGCCCGAGAGGCGCGCTCTCGATCGGACCCAGAGAAACGATACGGAAACAAGCGTATGATTTAGCCGATAAGCTGGGCGGCTATGTATATGGAGACAAAGAAAACGGAGGCACGGCAACTCTTTATGTTTCAGCAGTTCCATTCGAGAAAATCGATCAAGCGATTAAGGCCGATAAAACCAAAAAGAAAGACATTGCACCCGGCCGACCAGGCATGCCAATCAATGTGGAAAATTATCTTTCGACTGAAAAAGGAATGTTTATGAGTGCGATAATGGCTCCATTTGCCGGTGCTGCAGTTGCCGGCATAACCGCTTACCGCACGATGAAAGGTAAAACAAAATCAACGCCAACAAATGGTACTGAGCAAGGAGGTAAGACTGGTGATGAACAAAACGAAGAATAA
- a CDS encoding 4Fe-4S dicluster domain-containing protein, whose translation MSARRIKFISEDCIECHGCEVACQSWRNREHNVKWRRIESIWQGNYPEIKSISVSVACRHCDDPACIRDCPTEAIYKEATTGVVLVDWEKCSGCRVCLDACPYSVPQFGSDGRMQKCDLCFSEADHGLQLPPCVATCPTKALRLE comes from the coding sequence ATGTCTGCGCGACGGATTAAATTTATTTCGGAAGATTGTATTGAATGCCATGGCTGTGAAGTGGCGTGTCAAAGCTGGAGAAATCGCGAACATAATGTAAAATGGCGAAGAATCGAATCCATTTGGCAGGGAAATTATCCTGAAATCAAGAGCATTTCTGTTTCAGTTGCTTGCAGGCATTGTGATGATCCTGCCTGTATCCGTGATTGTCCAACAGAGGCAATTTATAAAGAGGCGACAACAGGGGTGGTTTTAGTTGACTGGGAAAAGTGTTCGGGCTGTCGCGTCTGCCTGGACGCCTGTCCTTATTCTGTCCCTCAATTCGGGTCCGACGGCAGGATGCAGAAATGCGATCTCTGCTTTTCAGAGGCGGATCACGGCTTACAATTACCTCCATGTGTTGCTACGTGTCCAACCAAAGCGTTACGCCTGGAATAA
- a CDS encoding molybdopterin-containing oxidoreductase family protein has product MVKSDVLQKNGLGLSLEEALTLAKINGEKVVPTFCAMCGPTPMCCGIYAFAKEGRFTKVAGMREFPANQGALCAKGQAAPQWTHSPDRLKYPLKRVGKKGEGKFEKISWDEAIEIVANTLKRQKEQFGPESLAILAPAMRTYNAYIKRFLTAHGSPNYGHSGICALQRAFSFMYTLADWPQPEISQSDLIIYWGRQPIFSGPAMNGPRMLLKVKERGGKIIAIKPSVEPDVSKADHWVPLRPGTDAALALAMLYVVINENLIDQEFVQNWCYGFDQLTEHIQQYSPEWAEEITGVPAKQIAEVARLYATTKRASIDLGNGVEHAPAANDAIRAITILMAITGHLDRPGCNVFTLPIPDQPQPKDITLRERYTGDMAEKLVGPEFPKQFQPFIEGFTSAYYRVLDSVLTETPYPVRTIIAPGTQPGASTRGSKRIIEALKKLDFYVVIDVARTADMDYADIVIPVTTPYESDHPFEVVGGHLMARNKVIEPLGDYGSIYQFFLDLALKMGYGPDFWNGSMEEAMADQLQPYGITLAELRKLPTGLAYGKPVPRTYENYQQVFAKKSPRLDGAPFLPHGKVEIYNTLFEAAGFTPLPEWREPPESLTGTPHLVTGYPLVLSDYHTSKNYTASWQRNVPHLRELQPDPTIHIHPETAAARGIQNGDWVIVESPHGWLKVKAEIYPGIRPDTVMMLHGWWQGCKELGMEDYPLLDGGSNVNIMYSLDPEKAFDPIITAMSSQTLVEVKRI; this is encoded by the coding sequence ATGGTAAAGAGTGATGTTTTGCAGAAGAATGGCCTTGGGCTTAGCCTAGAGGAAGCACTGACCTTGGCCAAAATAAATGGGGAGAAAGTTGTTCCGACATTCTGTGCCATGTGCGGACCGACACCCATGTGCTGCGGTATTTATGCCTTTGCCAAAGAAGGACGGTTTACAAAGGTCGCAGGCATGCGTGAATTTCCGGCCAATCAAGGGGCACTCTGTGCCAAAGGACAAGCGGCTCCTCAATGGACACATTCTCCCGATCGGCTGAAATACCCCTTAAAACGCGTCGGAAAAAAAGGGGAAGGTAAATTCGAAAAAATATCCTGGGATGAAGCGATCGAAATCGTTGCGAATACCCTTAAACGCCAAAAAGAACAATTCGGCCCGGAATCCCTGGCGATCTTAGCACCGGCAATGCGAACGTATAATGCGTATATCAAACGATTCCTTACGGCACATGGTAGTCCGAATTATGGCCATAGCGGTATTTGTGCGTTGCAGCGGGCGTTTTCTTTTATGTATACGCTGGCCGATTGGCCGCAGCCCGAGATCAGCCAAAGTGATCTTATTATTTATTGGGGGAGACAGCCGATATTTTCCGGACCGGCCATGAACGGGCCACGAATGTTGCTTAAGGTGAAGGAAAGAGGCGGCAAAATCATCGCGATCAAACCCTCTGTTGAACCCGATGTCAGTAAGGCAGATCATTGGGTTCCCCTCAGACCGGGGACTGACGCAGCACTGGCCTTGGCCATGCTTTATGTGGTGATCAATGAGAATCTGATTGATCAGGAGTTTGTGCAAAACTGGTGTTACGGCTTTGATCAATTAACAGAACATATTCAACAATACTCTCCGGAGTGGGCTGAAGAGATTACCGGAGTTCCGGCTAAGCAGATTGCAGAAGTTGCCAGACTTTACGCCACTACTAAACGGGCGTCAATCGATTTGGGGAACGGGGTCGAGCATGCCCCCGCCGCAAATGATGCGATTCGGGCCATCACCATTCTTATGGCTATTACCGGCCATTTGGATCGTCCCGGCTGTAATGTGTTTACGCTTCCCATCCCTGATCAACCTCAGCCGAAAGATATTACGTTACGAGAACGTTATACCGGAGATATGGCTGAAAAACTGGTAGGACCTGAATTTCCAAAACAATTTCAACCTTTTATCGAAGGTTTTACCTCAGCTTACTATCGCGTTTTAGACAGTGTACTCACAGAAACGCCTTATCCGGTCCGTACCATCATTGCTCCGGGAACACAGCCGGGAGCAAGCACGCGCGGCTCAAAGAGGATTATAGAGGCTTTGAAGAAACTCGATTTTTATGTGGTGATTGATGTCGCCCGGACGGCCGATATGGATTATGCCGATATCGTTATTCCGGTTACGACACCTTACGAGTCGGATCATCCCTTCGAAGTCGTTGGCGGGCATTTAATGGCCAGAAATAAAGTCATTGAGCCCTTAGGTGATTATGGATCAATCTATCAGTTCTTCTTGGATCTGGCCCTTAAAATGGGGTACGGTCCAGATTTCTGGAATGGGAGTATGGAAGAGGCTATGGCTGATCAGCTTCAGCCTTATGGAATCACCCTGGCCGAACTGAGAAAACTGCCAACAGGCTTAGCTTATGGTAAGCCTGTTCCTCGTACCTACGAAAATTACCAGCAGGTATTTGCCAAGAAAAGTCCAAGACTCGATGGAGCGCCTTTTTTACCTCATGGCAAAGTGGAAATCTATAATACCTTATTTGAAGCAGCAGGCTTTACGCCCTTGCCTGAATGGCGGGAGCCACCGGAGAGCTTGACGGGCACACCTCATTTAGTGACCGGGTATCCACTGGTTCTGTCCGATTACCATACCTCGAAGAATTATACGGCCTCCTGGCAGCGTAACGTTCCTCATCTCCGCGAACTGCAGCCTGACCCGACCATCCATATCCACCCTGAAACAGCCGCAGCCAGGGGAATTCAAAATGGAGACTGGGTTATTGTCGAATCACCTCACGGTTGGCTTAAAGTGAAAGCAGAAATCTATCCGGGAATCAGACCGGATACGGTAATGATGCTTCATGGATGGTGGCAGGGCTGTAAAGAGCTGGGGATGGAAGATTATCCGCTGTTGGACGGAGGCAGCAATGTCAATATCATGTACAGTCTTGATCCCGAAAAAGCGTTTGACCCGATCATTACGGCAATGAGCAGTCAGACGCTGGTAGAGGTAAAAAGAATTTGA
- a CDS encoding YwbE family protein has translation MDGNERENIKPGIRVFIVQKQDQRTGKLTEGIVQDILTNSTNHPHGIKVRLINGIVGRVKQIPD, from the coding sequence TTGGATGGAAATGAACGAGAAAACATTAAACCGGGGATACGCGTTTTCATCGTGCAAAAACAAGATCAGAGAACAGGGAAATTAACGGAAGGCATTGTGCAAGATATTCTGACCAACTCTACAAATCATCCGCACGGCATTAAAGTCCGACTCATTAATGGCATTGTAGGCAGGGTGAAGCAAATTCCCGATTAA
- a CDS encoding DUF2383 domain-containing protein, which yields MEHQSQIDTLNELLKGEHMAIHIYDKTKEIQQDEQVAHMLSQFEQDHQRHAHQLSQRIIDLGGKPKANTGLEGIMADINSIFNSYRGPEELLTQIYNGEDKGIHAYEDRIDEIDPTSQEIIRQIMGEDHEHLKWFKARMEKEKSEQLSN from the coding sequence ATGGAACATCAATCACAGATTGACACTTTGAACGAACTGCTTAAAGGGGAACATATGGCAATCCATATTTATGACAAAACAAAAGAAATACAACAGGATGAGCAAGTTGCTCACATGCTTTCCCAATTTGAACAGGATCACCAAAGACATGCGCATCAACTTTCACAGAGAATTATTGACCTGGGGGGCAAACCCAAAGCAAATACGGGTCTGGAAGGAATTATGGCTGATATCAATTCCATCTTCAACTCTTATCGGGGACCTGAGGAGTTGCTGACCCAAATTTATAACGGGGAAGATAAAGGCATTCATGCATATGAAGATCGCATTGATGAGATTGACCCAACCAGCCAGGAAATCATCAGGCAGATTATGGGCGAAGATCATGAGCACCTTAAGTGGTTTAAAGCAAGAATGGAAAAGGAAAAGAGTGAGCAGCTAAGCAATTAA